Within the Verrucomicrobiota bacterium genome, the region CTTGAGCGACGTGAAGTATGCCGCGCGGATGTCCTCGACCGAGATGGCGCCGGACTTCTGCGCGTCGGCAAGAGGCACGTCGCGCACGGGCGACTTGCCGAGCAGCGCCTCGACCGCCTGGCAGGTGGAGCCGTCCGCCGAGCCGCCGAACCACGCCTTGAGTTTGTAGCCGTTGAACGCGGGCGGATTGTGGCTCGCGGTGATCATCACGCCGCCAATGCCGCGCTGTTGCTTGACGAGCCACGACACCGCGGGCGTGGGCGTGGGCCCGCTCGTGAGCGTGACGGTGAAGCCGTTGCCCGCGAGCACCTCGGCCGCGCGCTGTGCGAACTCGTTCGAGAGAAAACGCCGGTCGTAGCCGACCACGGCGCGCTTCACGGTGCCGGGGATGGGCTTCGCGTTCCAGTAATCCGCGGTCGCCTGCGCGACGCGTTCAACGTTGGCGAAAGTGAAATCCTCCGCAATGACCGCGCGCCAGCCGTCAGTGCCGAACTTGATGGTTCCCATGGTGAACGTCGCTCAAGCCGTTGGCGCCGCAGAAGCAGCCTGGGCCGCAAGTGTCCTCATCCTTGCCACCGCCGCCTTCATGTCGCGATGGCGGAACAGGCCGGTGCCGCTCACAAACGTGTCCGCGCCGACGCGCGCGCACTCGGCCGCGGTCTGGAAGTTGATGCCGCCATCCACCTCGACGCGATAGGGCAGGTTGTGCTCGCGGCGCCAGCGGTCCGCTTGCTGGATCTTCGGCAGGCACTCGTGGATGAATGGCTGGCCGCCGAAGCCCGGGTTCACCGTCATCACCAGCAGCAGGTCGATGTGCTTGAGGAACGGCTGCGCGTTCTCGATGGCCGTCGGCGGGTTCACCGCGAGCCCGACCTTGCAGCCGAGCGCGCGGACCTTCCACAGCAACGCCTCGACCCGCTCGCCGAGCTCGACGTGGATGCTGATGAGGTCCGCGCCCGACCTGGCGAAAGGCTCGAGGAGAATCTCCGGCTTCGAGCACATGAGATGCACGTCGAAGAAGAGCTTCCTCGCGAGCGGCCGGATGACGCGCACCACCTCGGGCCCGAAGGAAATGTTGGGCACGAAATGGCCGTCCATGATGTCGAGATGCAGCCACTCCGCGCCCGAGCGCGCCGCGCGCTGAGCCTCGCTGCCGAAGCGCGCGTAATGCGCGGCAAGCAGGGATGGGGCGATGATCGGTTCGGCCACGGCACGCGCAGATTAGCGGGGCGAGGATGGCGGTGGGAAGCGGGAAGAGGCGCCCGCGCGCTTGAATTCTCGACACGTGGGCCCGGTCTATGGTGGAGTTGAGCACGGCAAGATGAGCGACCTCAAACGCAACTGCGCCGGATTCGCGCGCCGCGATTTTCTCCAGCTGGGGCTCGGGGCCACGCTCGGCCTCGGATTCAGTGACATCCTCCGCCTCCGCGCCGCCGCGGCCGCGGCCGGGGGAAAGGCGCGGCCCGAGGATGTCCGCGTGATCATGATCTGGCTTGACGGCGGGCCGACGCATTACGAGACGTTTGACCCGAAGCCCGAGGCGCCGTCGGACATTCGCGGCGAGTTCCGGCCGATCACCACGAAG harbors:
- the rpe gene encoding ribulose-phosphate 3-epimerase: MAEPIIAPSLLAAHYARFGSEAQRAARSGAEWLHLDIMDGHFVPNISFGPEVVRVIRPLARKLFFDVHLMCSKPEILLEPFARSGADLISIHVELGERVEALLWKVRALGCKVGLAVNPPTAIENAQPFLKHIDLLLVMTVNPGFGGQPFIHECLPKIQQADRWRREHNLPYRVEVDGGINFQTAAECARVGADTFVSGTGLFRHRDMKAAVARMRTLAAQAASAAPTA